Proteins co-encoded in one Pelobates fuscus isolate aPelFus1 chromosome 5, aPelFus1.pri, whole genome shotgun sequence genomic window:
- the EDEM2 gene encoding ER degradation-enhancing alpha-mannosidase-like protein 2 yields MNSLFISVCLGILSVLLPCHNAKEGHITEQDMAKYRDRVKAMFYHAYNNYLDNAYPYDELRPLTCDGQDTWGSFSLTLIDALDTLLIIGNKTEFQRVVNVLQEKLDFDIDVNASVFETNIRVVGGLLSAHLLSKRAGLDLDPGWPCSGPLLDMAVEAARKLLPAFNTNTGMPYGTVNLLNGVNPTETPVTCTAGVGTFIIEFATLSRLTGDPEFETVARRALKGLWESRSEIGLVGNHIDVMTSKWVAQDAGIGAGVDSYFEYLVKGAILLQDEEMMSMFLEYNKAIKNFTKYEDWYVWVQMYKGTVSMPIFQSLEAFWPGLQSLTGDIGNAMRTFHNYYTVWKQFGGLPEFYNIPQGSTVDKREGYPLRPELIESAMYLYKATGDPTLLELGRDAVESIEKISKVDCGFASIKDVRDHKLDNRMESFFLAETIKYLYLLFDPDNFIHNEGSSFDLVVTPYGECILGAGGYVFNTEAHPIDPAALHCCNRDTQEKWEVEDLVREFFSIKRTKEVRRPNTEHNKQHQAQNSVMLNRTKRKQTSLLRCPSQPFSSKLSVFGQVFLD; encoded by the exons ATGAATTCCCTGTTTATTTCTGTGTGTCTTGGAATCCTCAGTGTCCTGCTGCCCTGTCACAATGCCAAGGAGGGTCACATCACTGAGCAGGACATGGCTAAGTACAG GGATCGggtgaaagccatgttttatcaTGCCTACAACAATTATCTGGATAATGCCTACCCGTATGATGAGTTACGACCTCTTACTTGTGATGGCCAGGATACCTGGGGCAG TTTTTCCTTGACATTAATTGATGCTCTGGATACTTTACTA ATTATTGGCAATAAAACAGAGTTCCAGAGAGTTGTAAATGTGCTACAGGAAAAACTGGATTTTGATATTGATGTCAATGCCTCTGTGTTCGAGACCAACATTCGAG TGGTAGGTGGTCTCCTGTCTGCTCATCTCCTCTCCAAGAGAGCGGGCCTAGATTTGGATCCAGGATGGCCTTGCTCTGGTCCCCTCCTTGATATGGCGGTAGAAGCAGCTCGAAAACTCCTTCCAG CCTTTAACACGAATACCGGGATGCCTTATGGGACTGTGAACCTTTTGAATGGTGTTAACCCTACTGAAACACCAGTGACCTGTACAGCTGGAGTTGGGACATTTATAATTGAGTTTGCAACACTGAGTCGCCTTACTGGGGATCCAGAGTTCGAGACAGTGGCAAGACGGGCactcaaaggattatgggaaagcCGGTCTGAAATTGGGCTG GTAGGAAACCATATAGATGTAATGACATCCAAATGGGTGGCCCAAGATGCCGGCATAGGGGCTGGTGTGGACTCTTATTTTGAATATCTCGTTAAAGGGGCAATTCTGCTACAGGATGAAGAGATGATGTCCATGTTTCTGG AATACAACAAAGCCATCAAGAACTTCACCAAGTATGAAGACTGGTATGTGTGGGTACAGATGTACAAAGGCACAGTGTCCATGCCAATTTTTCAGTCGCTAGAGGCTTTCTGGCCAGGATTGCAG AGCCTGACAGGAGACATTGGAAATGCCATGAGAACATTTCATAACTATTATACAGTGTGGAAGCAGTTTGGAGGATTGCCTGAGTTCTACAATATTCCTCAAGGATCCACTGTGGATAAAAGAGAAGGTTACCCTCTTCGACCAG AGCTTATTGAAAGTGCTATGTATCTGTATAAGGCAACAGGAGACCCCACTCTTCTAGAGCTGGGGAGAGATGCTGTGGAGTCCATTGAGAAGATTAGTAAAGTGGACTGTGGATTTGCATCC ATAAAAGATGTCCGAGATCACAAGCTAGACAACCGAATGGAATCTTTCTTCCTGGCTGAGACTATCAAGTACCTGTACTTGCTGTTTGACCCAGATAACTTCATCCATAATGAAGGTTCTAGTTTTGATCTGGTGGTGACACCTTACGGGGAGTGCATCTTGGGGGCAGGTGGGTATGTTTTTAACACTGAAGCACATCCCATTGACCCTGCCGCCCTGCACTGCTGTAACAGGGACACACAGGAGAAGTGGGAGGTGGAAGACCTGGTTCGAGAAttcttctctattaagaggactAAGGAGGTCAGGAGACCAAACACAGAACATAATAAACAACATCAAGCACAGAATTCTGTAATGCTGAACAGAACTAAACGAAAACAAACTTCACTCCTTCGCTGTCCTAGTCAACCGTTTAGTTCTAAACTTTCAGTTTTTGGCCAAGTATTTTTAGACTGA